The sequence below is a genomic window from Phoenix dactylifera cultivar Barhee BC4 chromosome 8, palm_55x_up_171113_PBpolish2nd_filt_p, whole genome shotgun sequence.
GAAAAATAACCAGAGTTCAAAACTCGAGCCCTTTTTTTCATCTCAGAGCCAAAATCTCCCAACTAATAATTAAAGCAAGAACCATAAACGATGATAACCGGATACGCAGAAAAAGAACGAGAACCAACAGATCTACCACTGTGACGAACCGAATGATCAGTCGACCCCTTGGAGGGAgggggcagcggcggcggcgaccTCGTCGGCGGAGAATTTGCCCTTGGCCTTGTCGGCGGCGCGGCCGCGGGCCTTGCGGTCGAGGAGGGCCTTGCGGTCCTTGTCGAGCTTGAGCTTTGTGACGACGACCTTGGAGGGGTTGATGCCAACGTTGACAGTGGATCCGTTCACCTTCTCGCGGGTGATGCGCTCGACGTGGATGACCCACTTCTTGCGGTAGACCTGCACGACCTTGCCCTCCCGGCCCTTGTAGGTGCCGCGCACGACCTGGACCTCGTCGTCCTTGCGGACGGGGACCGACCGGACGTTGTACTTGTTGCGGAGGTCCGACGAGAGGGGCGCGCTCATCAGCACTCGCCGGACGCTCGACGGCGCCGTGAAGTGCGCCTTCCGGCACTTCCGCCGGGAGCTCGACACTCTCGGGTTGTACTTCATCTCGTCGCTTCTCCTCTCCGGCGGCGGCTGGGTTGTGCTTTAGGGGTTTATTAATttttggagaggaagaggaggacccCGAATCGCGGAAGGGATGGCTTATATcttaggggtttagggtttcggTGAAGAATGTACTCCATTATGACTATAATACCCTTGACCTTTGGGCAAAATTTTTGTACGAGTCCTGGGCTATGGAATTTTTAAGCTTAGGCCCTGAAGACGTTACAAAGTATGTTTAGCACCTCATTACCTTGGTCGGCATGGCGATTCGCCCGATCCCGAAGGGGGCAAATATAAAATAGTTTAGGAACACTGTAATATATGTTGCATTAGGCTACACCACAGTAATTGCAAAAGGCAAACAGTGAGAGTAACACCACCAATCGTGATATGTGTGGGGACAAATGGAAAATGCCTCTCAAtgtctacactaatcgatgtgggatGCTTAGGCCCCgtttgggagagcttttggagtgccagaaagtactttctggccctctaAAAGTACTTCTAGATATAAAAAAAAGgtatttagtaaaatttttggaaagctgttttagctttttcggGAAGCTAAAAACAGTTTTTGAGGAGAAgttccaatttggagctttccgaaaacgctatttttagctttatcgggaagctgtatttttgaccaaaatactctcattttttttaaaaaaaatccttccAAAAACCTCTCTCTCACCATCTGTTCCTCTCTCACTcaacccccctccctctcccccgccgccgcatccccgccctctcccccgcccccatggtggggaggtgccgaagaagaggaagacggaTAGTCCTCTCCTTCCTACGGCCGCCACCGGCCACGATGTCCCCATCATGGAAGgagaggtgccgaagaagaagaaggtcccacggtggggaggtgctgaagaagaggaagaagaagggggcgcTCTCCCCCTTCCTACGGCCGCCACCGGTCACGACCCGCCCCCCTCCTGCGTCCGCCACGGCCAAGCCCCTTTCCGGCGCCGTCGGCCTCGCGGAAGGAGAGCACTTTCCGGAGGCCAGCCGTGCCCGCCGAGACTACCGCTGGCCACGGcccgccccctcccgcggccgccgcaggAAGGGGGAGGATAATATTAGTCTCATTGTGTTTGTGTTAGCTTAGATTTTTTATATAAAGGCATTATACCTAATCAAGGATGATATGTTCGGCACGCTTATGCCTTGCCAAAATAACAGAAtgaatatatgtatgtatgtatgcatatctCACAATTTTTGTATTGTTGATGCAAGCCATTATTACCCTTGATCGGAAAAAGGGTCTTTGAATGCCGCACCAAGTTTAGTTGTAGACAAGCTACTAGAGAGATATGCCATATATACGCTAGAACAGAACAAGGAGATCGGTTGTAGAGAATGACCTAGCCTGCTAtagtaaagtttttttttttttttacttgaaaTTACTTGTTCTCCACATTGGGCACCACCATTTTCTCGCCAATTTATGCAGGCATACGATTTTAGCTTAAGAAGTGGGTCTCCTCCATTTTCAACACATATGACTAAATAACTTGGCTAACTTGTCTCAtagcttgaattttatggatgcaTAATCCTAGTAATGTGTTATTTGAAACCATACCTTTGCCCTATAAGCATCTATCTAATGATctgagggggaaaaaaaaaagagctttgAGTCCTCTTAAATAACTTGGTGCTATTTTATCTGTCATATCTTGACATGTTTGTTAATGAAGTTGTACGTATCCTCGCACTAACAAGTAGAGGTACATAATACACACAAAGCTACATGTGATGTCACATATCTTGAAATTCAAATAGTAATTGACATttgtttatcattatttgtaaaCATTTAATATAATAACTAGACTTGTAAACCCAACTATTAGATACAACATAAATAACATTATTTTGGTTTATGAATGCATACTATAATTATCTAAACttgtttttcagaattttttttattatattcatttcCACATAGATGACTATTATCTTGATATATGAGTCTTATAATTACTTATCGATGCTTTTTACTTTCCTCGAGATTTCTTGCTTAGCATTTGTGCTACTTACCAATCTTTTTTAATGGAATGGATGGAGcttgccctctctctctctctctctcattttttgaatgaaaaaaacTTGACCCTCGCCAACTTCTTGAACACTTGCTGGTTTTACTAAGCAAAATATATCTAGTTAGTGATATGGGTAGGATATTGATTAACAATAAGAAACATATAAtgattaaaaataaacaaaacctAAAGACGGATTCATTTATTTATCTAGAGTTTTGGAAGGGTTCTTAAAAAGTTCTACCCCACGCTAACCAAATTTGATCCTTTGcgtgttatttttttttgataaaagtcCATCATGTGTCATTTATTGAAGCTAAAcacaaaaaatttattaaaaaaataacggATCCATGAATATATAAATATCTCTAAGATCACTTCTCTATTTAATATGAGATTATTACCGCTCTCTCAATATATTAGTTCTCTTGGTTgcaaatatttaatagataaaaTTATGCTCCGCCTTCCATCACTTTGTGAATAATTATGTTACCATGGTTGCAAACATTTAATAGATAAGAATATACTCGACCTTCCATCACTTTGTGAATAATTATCTTCCTAGCTattctttctcaaaaaaaaattactggCCATTTTGGTATAGTTCAGATTCAAGAAAAATACGCAATTGCTAAATATACAAGATTACATGCTGAGTATAGCCGTCTGCAACAATATGTGATATAAGTTTCAATTGACTTATGCACAAGTTGTTTTTGGATGTGTAATTTGTTTTCCATGTACAAATTTGGTGACTTACTATAGAAGCACAATAAAAGTTTAAattttgttgatgatttttttttggtcactgataatttttttttttttaatcatagtAAACATGGAGCCGGCCCGACGTGAACCGACCGAAACGCAACTAATTCGGGTGGTCCATGACTCGTCGGATCGTTGAAGGCTCACTGTGGTGGATTAGCGCTTTGTTTCAATTGCTTCTTCGAGTTTAGATGAAGCACACGGCAGCCCTGGCTCACTAAATTGGGTGTTTCCTGCGGGTGTTAATATGGCCACCAACTCTATGACATTTGGTCCGACGTTCATTGCAGGGTGATGGGCATCTGGCAAAGATGACCGATCCATGCATCCATATGATATACCTGTCATGTAGGCACATGAGTTGCAATAGAGAAACTATATTCCACTTTTATTGAATAGATTGGCTTGCTACACCAATTAGATGGACTTCAAACTCATATATATTCCACagtcatttttttaatttcctaataatatataaaaacatatattttatatatttttaaactaaaaataataaatcttaCCACTTGCTTGGGGTGCATATTGGGGTAGTGGATTACATCCGCTGCTCTGTAATATTTGCAGATTGGTCAGAAATTGTGGTGTACACactgaattattttctttgttatTCAACACTTAGAAGGGATCTTTTAGAAGCGTTATATAattgcttctcttttttttcttcaccaTTTTTTTTCTCGTAACTCTATTAGTTGTGAACAGctgtataaaagaaaattaaaaaaagctaCTAGTGACGACTTTTAAACCTAGATGACTCCGATACTTTAGCACAAGATGGAACTTATAATAGAATTCACCAACGAGCGCGGAGAGTCCATGAGGCTGCCCATTTGCCCGATATCTTGCAACCTACCAGATCGCCAACCCACGGTCAAAGCACGAGTAAAGCAGCTCCACTAATTTTCTAATCGTCAAACGAGGTGAAAAGCgcacctccctctctctttttttctcactGTCGACCGTAGATCCCTAACAAGGACATCCCACGTGGTGGCCCCGCccacgtaaaaaaaaaaaaaaaaaaaaatctggcgcTGGTTAAACATTGATGGAACCCAAGTCCACGGCGCTGAGAGACCGCATGGCCCCACCACGTGCTAGCTGTTAAGCACTCACTCGAGACGGCGAGTGCGGACTCCTCCATCAACCGCAAAATCCAAGCGCCTGTGCACCAACCTCGCCGCTCCCCTAAAGATCTCTTAAACCCCAGGCACGGAGAGGTGAATTGGGCCCCATTTGTCGCCCCAAGCTGGCGATCACGGATGCGTAATAATGATTTGGTTGGACCCAAACTGGTCCGAACCAGTTGATATTAAAACTGGACCTTCATCAAATCATAGATTCCTCCAGTGGGAGATGGCCTTCAGTCTCCATAGCATGCCGTTATCTTCATCCCACACGGGAAAGAATGCAGTTAATGAACATCGTTATCACCAATAAACATCGTTATCACCGACACTAATCTGGCCACTGTCGAGTTTTTAACGCACCAATAACATACTTGACCGGGTCGCACGCCGCGAAAGGACTCGGTATTTAAAACACATCACAAATTGCTTCCCAACCGAGCATGTGTCCCGCCTAACTCTCGTCCTTTGCATTAAAATCTAGCCGCCTGAGCACCCCCTCCTCCATGTTTTCCAGAAACGACATCGCAGTTCACGGGAGTAGTGGGGTATAACTCGGAGCCCTTTTTTTGGCCTTTGgttagagatgggcactgggccgggccgcccacggcccggaacggcacggcacgaagcgggccgtgcccccagccgcccacggcccggaacggcacggcacgaagcgggccgtgcctggcacggcccgccagctacagtgacgggccgtgccaggcacggcccctttgatagggccgtgctgggctagcgaatcctggccagcgggccgtgccaggcacggcccgcttcgggcctgggccggcacggcccggtctaggcacgcgggccaagcacggcacggcccgcgtgccagcacggcacggcccataagggcctgggccgggctggcacgcgggcctggcacggtccgggcctgggcccggctcggcccgataaaatttttttaatacattaataaattatgaacactaagaaatcttgatttatgaatataaagccaccttaatggtggggggtttggcatagacccctaccagtttattaatttcaatcaaaatggtacatgaagggaggtttggaccttagtctgacctctagattctagaatacaataagaaactaagaaagggccgaggtttggaccttggtctgacctccagaatacaataaaaatgtacaattataaaaaattaagaaatcttactaatcatcagtgattcagtaaaTCAgtcttcactcttcagtcttcagtcttcagtcttcactcttcagtagtgtttgtatcatcatcatcagaagatGTTGtactatgtccacctttatcttgaagtcttgcctcagcatccagccaatccttgaagcagagaagcatctccaccgtttcgcccgtcatcctacttctcttttcgtcaagaacacgccgacctgcactaaaagcggattccgatgctaccgtggacatcggcacagctaaaatatcgcgtgcaattgcagacataacaggatattgatttctaacactcttccaccaagataatacatctagattctctatttgattttcatcatatgcagactgaagatcatttcgtaaataaaattctagttcactacttaaagatgaagaagatgaagaggaacttgaagcatgtgtgtgtcttctctgtgcaatgaatgaaaaaatagatgacgaacgagaactactagaaggaggaatagaggtttgtatttgtgttctagatccacgaattttttcatcatatatagcataaatatcataaagaagttgtcttacctcatctttagcagattcagcatcttgattcatattttcagcgtatgcatcaagtaaaattagcacgccatttaatttaactctaggatcaaatacagcagctaagttatgcataggacatatcctgtcccaatactcattccatttagattccattaggtgaataataggcattaaaacatcatcatatctatgttctgcaaatttttgactaattatatatgcttgttgtaaaaatgaacatgaagtagggtaataaataccagaaagaacattggtagcattataaaaactaagcaaaaaatcttccaaaatttttcctttattccaatcagtttcagtcaatgtaaatcctaatccacgatcattaatatatgcacttaataaatttttatatgggtatgcatcatgtatcatgctatatgtggagttccaacgagtaattacatcaagtttaaattttttaaaacgtttaccatgatttatacataattccttaaattcttgaagtcttgatctagaagcatgaataaaagaaactgcatttctaatttttgaaatcacatcttgaatcatgcccatgccagcttgaacagaaagatttaagatatgacatgcacatctaatatgcagtaaatttccatctaatatgggatgcaatgagtctcttaataatacaacagcagaattattattagatgcattatcaaaagtaatagacataattttatcattaatattatatgaacatgcagtttgataaattatatttgaaatttgttgcccagaatgtggaaaatcaaaagcacgaaaagcaagaatacgcttatttaattgccaatcattatcaatataatgagcagtaatggcaataaaagaattactacctacagatgctgaccaaatatcagaagttaatgaaatttttacatttaaagtagaaagtgtttcaattaaattttgtttcattgctaaaaaattggtcatagctactcttctaaatgtacgcctactagttcttttgtaagcaggttgtaggtttaattgaacatattcttcaaaattaaaagattcacataaactaaaaggtaattcatccttaactatccattttacaagtgcttttttttgattttcatgattatatgcaaaattacttacaagtaatcccccttgtatattaaggctactttgagtttgagcatgagaatcatgcatcctatgactctcttgatgtctttttaaatgccctgttcccccactactactacaactataaagtttggcacattttttacatttagctttccagactccctcaaccataactctatcaaattcattccatacagtactagtcctcttacgagaagaggtttgaccttcactcggttcaccagttctagaggaactaggaacagggggttggggattagtttcttccccctcagaaacaggaatgccaaactgactttcctcaaaagatgacatatctatgattaattcaaaaaataaaaactaaccgcaaggaggaattgagtagagggtcggagggcagaggcagcgccgagattccgagcttcctcttgtgctctcaacagaagcgaccttctcttctcaacaggaacctcctcttgtgtagcacttgaacaaactaaaaattaaattgctagaagagcactttagaagagagaaataatagcagtagagaaggagagaatgagaggtttggtgtggtgagaatgagggaggaatgggctatttatagaagcccaaaaaatttttttcccaaaatacccctcaattcagccgttatagaactgttgggaggggcaaaaccgtctttttcccgaaaatagccgttggaaacggctattttcttcccccctctccagacgggccgtgccaggcacggcccgtctggagccgttacgggccgtgccaggcacggcccgtttagagacgttgcgggccgtgcctggcacggcccgttaccgcccgttacgggccgtgcctggcacggcccgtgccgtgccgtgcccggcccggcccaccaatagaggggccgggggccgggccgggcttgccttccgtgcctcacgggccgtgccaggcacggcccgcttcataagcgggccgtgccaggcacggcccgtttagagttttggcccggggggcctgggccgggccggcccggcacggcccgttgcccaactctacCTTTGGTGCAACATTACGCCAATCAAACCTCGTGAAGGAATGTAGTGCATGTCAAGTCAACAAGCGTGGAAGATGATAGAAATCCCTGATGTGCATGCGCAGAacgatttttattttcttaccacatattttatcatattcatcataaaataaaaatcaaaaaaaagatgaaaccCATCTACTAATAAAGTTCATCCATcctaaaattcaaaataatatatacatataacatcatatgtaaaagaaTCTGTCTATATCCTGCTCTTTTTGTACGTCAACGTCAAGTTGTTCTTTCCTTCCAATCGTTCCTGGAGCTCCTTTCTCCGTTCCTACATAACTAATACTCACCcatcaaattaattttccaaTAATATATATTCATCtccaaattaattaaaattttaaaatattatatttatcaaAATACAATATATGTTCGAtcaatttttaatatatattttaaattatatatatatatatatatatatatatcaagtagtaattcaatatatattttttaaaaaattagtacatatttagataaattaatatataatttcTAGAATTTTATGTTCCtcgatatataatatatatattcagataattttatgatatatattttaaaattctttAACATATAGCTAATGAAGATCTAATTTATTGCTTTTTGATCCACGGTTCTTAGAACAAGTTCGTCGGTGGCATACGCCCTAAAAGACTTTTGTTCGTGCAAGGTGCAAGATTGTGCAATTCACTGGATCATTCGGTGTTGCCCCCATGTGCCACATGGCGAGGCGCATGCGAAGCGGCCGGATAAACGCGTCATCGCTGCGTGCGGCCAACTAGCGTTCAATCAAACGATCAAAACCTGCATCGAGTACTGCaacgattattttttttttttcactagtAGACACCAAAAACCTATCTTCCAGGCCCACAAACAGAGCGACATCATTGAACAACGGCTGAGATCCAATCTTACAAAATGTGGATGGATTACTATACATGATGATTTCCGGACGCTATTTAGCAACAAGCTCACAATAGGCCACTTGGTTAAAATCACCACCAACCCCAGCTGCCCACCACCCACAGCGACCACATCCCCTGATCCCATTCCCCATGCCTTATAGCAGCAAACCGTCCGATTAAGGCGCTTTCGTTACAGTGTACCAGCACCCATCGACACGGCATCGACGGTAAAAGAGTAGAACAGCCtaaatgaaaaagataaaaataaaatatatatataaaaaggagcaCAGAGAGAGTGGttaaaagagagaaggggaCGCCTAGCAGTTATTGGGGGTGAACCCCAACACCGATTTGTCGAGATCGAAACTGACACGTGTCCCCTGCTGCTGGACGTTCCCGATGATAGACAGCGGTGCCGTAGTCGGCGCAAAGGCCAGGCAGTAGGTGCCACCGCCGTCAACCGGGATGAGGTAGTTCTTTGCCGGCAGCCGGAGCTCCCGCCCTTCCGGAAAGTGGAACGCCACAGTCGGCACCTCCACGCTGCTCCGCGACGAGAGGTCGTAGCACGTGTCGAACAGCGACATCCCCTCCGCCGACGGCAGCCCCGACGTCTCCCGCCGGAACGCGTCCCGCAGCGCCCCGTACGCCTCCGCTTGGAGCCGCGTCACCGCCGTCCCGGAGTCCACGATCACACCGCCGCTCCCGCTCTCGTCCATGGCGAACGACGACGGCGGGATCGACAGCATTTTCCCGCCGACGCTGATGCCAGAGAGACCCACGTAGTAGAAGGTATCCAGCTTCCGGTTGTGGAGGAGCGGCGCGGCCACTGCCGggccggaggcggcggcggcgccgcCGAGCTCGAGGGTGGAGCTCGCCGGGGAGTCGCGGTCGACGAGGCAGTAGGAGAAGGAACGGGCGGAGATCTGGGAGGGGAACGAGAGGGGCCCACCGCCAAGGGCGAGGAGCCCCGCGGCGCCGACGAAGAGGCCCTCGTTGTCGTGGCCACAGCCAAGGGCGACGCCGGCGACAGGGGCGGAGTAGCCGAGGGTCACCGTCTCCGTCGCGAAATCCCCGACGGTGTAGGACCCGTCGCCGTAGGAGACCTGGTAGAGGCACGATGAGCCTCCTTTGCCGCCGGAGGAGTTGCGGCAGGCGGAGACGTCGAGGGCGCGGCAACGGGGCGAGTCGCAAGGGAGGGGGGtgtaggaggaggaagcggAGGGGTCGAAgacggggtcggattgctggtaGCAATCGGCGCAGGGCTGGCATTGAGCCCAGGTGACGTCGCTCCCGGTGTCCAGCACCATATACAAGGGCTTCGGAGGGCTCCCTATCCCGACTCTAGAGAAGTACTCGCCGCTGCCCTGGCTGGTCCCGGAGACGATGGGGCCCCGGATGGCCTCCGCCGACGCTTcgaactcctcctcctccgtcacAGGCTTCAGATCTGAGCGTTTGACGCCGTGGGCGGCGAGGGCGAGCCGGGCGGCGATGGATTTCACCCGGGTGGAGTCGCGGCGGAGGCGGTCGAGGGTTAGGGCTTTGTAGTCGGTTGGGCGGGGCTGGGCGTTGGTGGGGAGGAAGTCTCGGGAATGTAGCTCAAGGGTGAGGCCACCAGATGTGGCGCGGACGGACTTCGCCTCTTGGTCGAGGGCTTGGTGGGGGTCGAAGGAGAGGACGCGGAGAGCCTGGTCGAGTGAGGCGGAGACGTCGAAGGTGGCGGTGGTGGGGGCGGATCCGGTGCTCCG
It includes:
- the LOC103713998 gene encoding protein ASPARTIC PROTEASE IN GUARD CELL 1-like, which produces MAEKIHFLLLLFFLTLLSASPVLSRSFSTRSTGSAPTTATFDVSASLDQALRVLSFDPHQALDQEAKSVRATSGGLTLELHSRDFLPTNAQPRPTDYKALTLDRLRRDSTRVKSIAARLALAAHGVKRSDLKPVTEEEEFEASAEAIRGPIVSGTSQGSGEYFSRVGIGSPPKPLYMVLDTGSDVTWAQCQPCADCYQQSDPVFDPSASSSYTPLPCDSPRCRALDVSACRNSSGGKGGSSCLYQVSYGDGSYTVGDFATETVTLGYSAPVAGVALGCGHDNEGLFVGAAGLLALGGGPLSFPSQISARSFSYCLVDRDSPASSTLELGGAAAASGPAVAAPLLHNRKLDTFYYVGLSGISVGGKMLSIPPSSFAMDESGSGGVIVDSGTAVTRLQAEAYGALRDAFRRETSGLPSAEGMSLFDTCYDLSSRSSVEVPTVAFHFPEGRELRLPAKNYLIPVDGGGTYCLAFAPTTAPLSIIGNVQQQGTRVSFDLDKSVLGFTPNNC
- the LOC103713997 gene encoding 60S ribosomal protein L26-2-like; the encoded protein is MKYNPRVSSSRRKCRKAHFTAPSSVRRVLMSAPLSSDLRNKYNVRSVPVRKDDEVQVVRGTYKGREGKVVQVYRKKWVIHVERITREKVNGSTVNVGINPSKVVVTKLKLDKDRKALLDRKARGRAADKAKGKFSADEVAAAAAPSLQGVD